A part of Alkalinema sp. FACHB-956 genomic DNA contains:
- a CDS encoding thioredoxin domain-containing protein, translating into MPNHLAQAQSLYLRKHANNPIDWWYWCDEALEAARRDNKPIFLSIGYSSCHWCTVMEGEAFSDPIIADYLNTYFLPIKVDREERPDLDSIYMQALQMMTGQGGWPLNIFLTPDELIPFYGGTYFPVEPKYGRAGFLQVLQSLRKFYDQDKEKLGEITEEILGGLQKMALLNPDRTLDLAVLRKGLAYSTSIISGKNPGPSFPMIPYADAALRNTRLSLETSENTAEIAVQRGLDLALGGIFDHVAGGFHRYTVDPTWTVPHFEKMLYDNGQIMEYLANLWSLGTQSPSFARSIDRTVQWLQREMAAPAGYFYAAQDADSFLTPEDAEPEEGAFYVWRFDDLQAHLSASELQELTTQFTVTPGGNFEGANVLQRSHAEALSPTVETALEKLFVLRYGAIPSQVETFPPAPDNQTAKTHPWPGRIPAVTDTKMIVAWNSLMISGLARAAAVWGNGGYLELAAQCAQFIWMQQRQNSRLYRLNYSGQVSVPAQSEDYAFLIKALLDLHQATLAIAPDQADSWLTAAIDVQTEFDLYLWSEESGGYFNTAKDASQDLLLRERSYLDNATPSANGIAIANLVRLSLLTEHLTYRDQAEKALMAFSSILQRSPQSCPSLFAALDWFHHGTLIRTTPDGITQLAQDYLPTTVLQLTDELPTGTVALLCQGLACQEPARSWDHLWEQIRAIYSVDSIPGDP; encoded by the coding sequence ATGCCAAATCATCTCGCCCAGGCGCAAAGTCTCTATCTCCGCAAACATGCCAACAACCCGATCGATTGGTGGTACTGGTGCGATGAAGCCTTAGAAGCTGCGCGGCGGGACAATAAACCGATTTTTCTTTCGATCGGGTATTCCAGTTGTCATTGGTGTACGGTGATGGAGGGCGAAGCCTTTTCCGATCCCATCATTGCGGATTACCTCAACACCTACTTTTTGCCCATTAAAGTCGATCGGGAAGAACGACCCGATCTCGATAGCATTTATATGCAAGCGTTGCAGATGATGACGGGGCAGGGGGGCTGGCCGCTCAATATTTTTCTGACGCCCGATGAGTTAATTCCCTTCTATGGTGGCACCTACTTTCCCGTCGAACCCAAATATGGGCGGGCCGGGTTTTTGCAAGTGTTGCAATCATTACGTAAATTCTATGATCAAGATAAGGAAAAGCTAGGAGAAATCACTGAAGAAATTCTAGGTGGATTGCAAAAAATGGCCTTGCTCAACCCCGATCGCACCCTCGATCTCGCGGTTCTGCGCAAGGGATTGGCCTATAGCACTTCGATCATATCCGGTAAAAATCCTGGCCCCAGTTTCCCCATGATTCCCTACGCCGATGCCGCGCTCCGGAATACCCGCTTGAGCCTAGAAACATCGGAAAATACGGCAGAAATTGCGGTGCAACGGGGCTTGGATTTGGCCTTGGGGGGGATTTTTGATCACGTGGCTGGGGGCTTCCATCGCTACACCGTCGATCCCACTTGGACCGTGCCCCATTTTGAAAAAATGCTCTACGACAATGGCCAGATTATGGAATATTTGGCTAATTTGTGGAGCCTGGGAACGCAGTCGCCCAGTTTTGCCCGATCGATCGATCGCACAGTGCAATGGCTACAACGGGAAATGGCCGCCCCCGCAGGCTATTTCTATGCCGCCCAGGATGCGGATAGTTTTCTGACGCCAGAGGATGCGGAACCGGAGGAAGGGGCTTTTTACGTTTGGCGCTTTGATGACCTACAAGCCCACCTGAGCGCTTCGGAATTGCAGGAACTCACGACGCAATTTACCGTGACCCCAGGGGGCAATTTTGAAGGGGCAAATGTTCTGCAACGCAGCCACGCTGAGGCCCTCAGTCCAACGGTCGAAACCGCCCTAGAGAAACTGTTTGTGCTCCGGTATGGTGCGATCCCCAGCCAAGTCGAAACCTTCCCTCCGGCTCCTGACAATCAAACTGCGAAAACCCATCCTTGGCCGGGACGTATTCCCGCTGTGACCGATACCAAAATGATTGTGGCCTGGAATAGCCTCATGATTTCTGGGTTGGCTCGGGCGGCAGCGGTCTGGGGGAACGGAGGCTATTTAGAGTTGGCGGCCCAGTGCGCCCAATTTATCTGGATGCAACAACGGCAAAACTCCCGCCTCTATCGCTTGAATTACAGTGGACAAGTCAGCGTTCCCGCCCAGTCGGAGGACTATGCCTTTTTGATTAAAGCCTTGCTAGATCTGCACCAAGCAACGTTAGCGATCGCCCCTGATCAAGCGGACTCCTGGCTGACGGCGGCGATCGACGTACAAACCGAATTTGACCTCTATCTGTGGAGTGAGGAAAGCGGCGGGTACTTCAACACGGCCAAGGATGCGAGTCAGGATCTGCTGCTCCGGGAACGGAGTTATTTGGATAATGCAACCCCCTCGGCCAACGGGATCGCGATCGCCAATTTAGTCCGGTTGTCTCTGTTAACTGAACATTTAACCTATCGAGACCAGGCAGAAAAAGCCCTGATGGCCTTTAGTAGCATCCTCCAGCGATCGCCCCAGTCCTGTCCCAGTTTGTTTGCCGCCTTGGATTGGTTCCACCACGGTACTCTGATCCGCACCACCCCAGACGGTATTACGCAGTTAGCCCAGGACTACCTCCCCACGACGGTTTTGCAACTAACCGACGAACTTCCCACTGGAACGGTCGCCCTCCTGTGTCAGGGATTGGCTTGCCAGGAACCCGCGCGATCGTGGGATCATTTATGGGAGCAGATTCGGGCGATTTATTCTGTGGACTCCATCCCAGGGGATCCATAA